The genomic region agggaacaacccaggatggggggccagcccatcgcagggcacactcacacaccattcactcacacatgcacacctacgggcaattcagcaactccaattagcctcagcatgtttttggactgtggggggaaaccggagtacccggaggaaaccccacgacgacacggggagaacatgcaaactccgcacacatgtgacccaggcggagactcgaacccgggtcccagaggtgtgaggcgacagtgctaaccactgcaccaccatgccgccccttaattaaatattttcttcccatttaaaaaaaaaaaaaaaaaactgatcacGTGTAAAACCTGCCATATTACTGTTAGCTTTGTAATGCATTTGAAAGCTGACATTGAGCTCTAACCGAATTAAAAACATGATCCAGACGATACAAACTTGCTGGACTCGGGAGCAAGATTAATGTCATTTGATTTTATCATGCAAAAAATGGGACTCCGCTAATCAGTTAGCTAAAGGCCACTTCACACAAAGTTCTATACATTTTTTTAGTTCAAGACGTAGTTTAGATCCACTGGGATAACTGACAAAGAAGTGAGATATACAGGCAGCACTGAGACGTTATATAGGCTGAAACTACTTTAtttgtcattggcctgtttatGTTGTGATACTGTTGCAGCCTCCGAACATGTGTGATAATTGCCTGTTTTGTCATCATAAGGATAATATTAAGTAGTGCACTTTtaactgggcattcacaggaagcTGTTTAGCAGCACTTGCACCTAGCCAACTCTTCAACAGCACAGACATTTGTGCTGTTCTAATAGCCTCCCTTGTACGTCACTTTAAACAAAAGAGCTTATTGCGGATACAATTGCAATCGGTCACGATAAATTATCGTCATATCACACAGCCCTACAACATGCCGAACATGACAATAAACCAGTGAGAGACATGCCATAACTCACCTTCCACTCCCAAACGCTGACTGTCATGTCATGCTGATATCCCACCGATACAATGTAGCTCCCATTGGTCGAGAAGGCCACGCAGGCAACCCCATACTTATGGCACTGTTCTTCAGCTACCTGGATTCTGTCAGCCACATCCCATACTCGTACACATGGCATGTGACCACTCTGAACACGCAGAGAGAGAAACGTCAGCCACATCCCATACTCACACACATGGCATGTGACCGCTTTGAACACAAAGAGAAACATTTTGTGCGATTTAGCCCTGACATTTTGATTTTGGAAGGAAAGAAAACATACAAACATGCGTAAATATTATGCAGATGAGTGCTTCAAGAAGACTAAAGCAAAACCACAAACATTAAGGAAGTTAAAACTTTGTGTGCGAGTGAAAAGTCTGATGCAGCGTTACCATACTGACTACAGCTAAAACCACAGAGCAAAGAATTGCTTCTGAACAGGAAAATGTAGCCCGATTCATCCGCAGCTCTGGTTACACAGAGATGTACTCATACCAAATTCTCAGGGAAAACACAGCAACCAAACTCTGCAGCATGACCactttccacacacacacaaacaaacacacacacacacacacacacacacacacacacacacacacacacacacacacacacacacacacacacacacacacggtggctCACCAAATGGCTCAACTGTGTTGCACTACAAGCCACGGTAGCACAGCGAACCATATTTCGCTTTTGCGTTTCCTAGTGCTTACCTCACCAGTGACCAAGTATTTTCCATCCTGAGAGAATGCCAAAGCGGTGAAGGTTTTTCTGggaaacacaaacacaggacAGGCTTAATGAGAGTGCCACTCTCATAGAGAAGAGAGGGGCGCACTCATCCCCCTACCAGTGATTccataaaattataaataagTGCCTGCCTAGTGCTTTGTCAACAACAAAATGCAGATATATTTTCAAAGACCAAGCTCAATTAGGTCTTCTGCATACATAATTGatagatttatttttaattacaaacaaaaaacaaacgttTTACAGCATTACCAGACCATGAGGACAATACTAAAGGCACAATTGTAAAGGTCCCCCAGATATGTGAGTGCAGGCAAGCTCTCTAACCTGGAAGTGTTCAATATGTGGCTCTGTTTGTTTTTCCTTGGGTGCAGGATGACCACAACACACCTGAGAGGATATGaacaaaatcaaataaaaaatctcTGCATGTGACAACCTGTTCAAAAGTCAGCAACATTATGCAAAAATTATAAACATGAGTCACTGCTTTACCTCATCTTGTAAACTTGCACACTCGCACACTCACTTCATTTGCTTTCATTAATCCAGTGAAACGTCCCAATGCATATCCATGATAAATGAAAGATTTTTTTAAGCATAAATATTTTACCCAGCTGGATAAGCCACCAATCCACTGTTTGGGTCACAGGCCAAGCCACTACTGCTAGATGTGGTGATGCCCAGGACCTTCTCCAGAAACACCTAGACAGGTAAGGATAAAGCAAAACACTGGTGCTAGTGAATAGAAATATACATAAAACGTGATTATCAATCCAGGCAGATCAGCATAGGCGTTAACTTCAAAGACTTTTCCAGCCGCCTGCACCAGTCTCATTTACAGCCAGTGAGTGTCAGTAATCCGGGGCCGTTCGCTGTTGCCAAAACAGTCCTTCTGGGACTTTTCGTGAGTTTTCTGCTCACTATTTCGTGCAAGCGGACGAGCGTGGGAGGGCCCCATTTGGACATGAAACATAGCCAAATGCCGAGCATCCTAACCCCGGCAATGACAGGACCTCCGGTCAACCACTTTTGAAAGTGTGCCCGAGAACATCTCCGAAAGGGAAACCTATTTGCAGTTCTAAATTTAACCTCGGACACGCTACAACTAAAgacaaagacatgcagtcagaCCCACGCCCGATCAGCATGAGCTCACCCGGTTGTGGATATTCCGTTTCTGCTGGCTCTGTCGCCCTTTTTTCCGAAGGCTCGTCACTTTTTTCACCCGAGAACTGAAGGAAACTGCATTTAAACCTCCCCCGAAAAGGGGTACCTCCGCCATAGCGATTGTGGTGTCAACCAAGAAataaaaacttcaaaaaaaaacaataaaaaataaagttcaCATCCACGGTCCGTCTTTGTAGCTAATGCTATCCTGTTAGCTTACCAGTCTAACGAAAAAGCCAGCTGATAACTATATATGTAGCTAACTTCGTTTAACTACGCCCGGCAACCAGGAACTCGCACCAAAGTTACTTAAGGTCATTCGTTTTTATTCTACATATTTGTGCATGTTATGCATAAGCTTATTATTAGTATTGTTGCTGTTATAACGCAGCTCGAGTTTCGCATGAGAGAACAAATCACTCACTTAAGTAACGTACGCGAAGCATAGTATAACAAGCGCGATTTATGAACTACACGCGCATGCGCAAGAGCAGGCCCTCGTCGTAGCCATTGGAAACGGCGAAACACTTTTCAAAACTCAAGCCACGAGCTGATTCGCGTGGACCTCTAAAAAAATAGAAAGCAGGCGAAGCCCCGCCTTCATAGAACGACAGGATTGGTTCTTCGTTCTTGAGTGGCACGCCGGTCAAAATAAAGAACCCTTTTTCAGTTCCGGCTTGAGGGTCTTTAACTCATCGTGTAATGTGTAAACCGCATTTGCTTCGGTTTGTGCATGGTTATGTGCAATGCGATTAAGAGCAATAGGAAAAATACTGCCAATAGCTTATTTGGTGCCTGGACGAAAATACTGATAATGGACTGGGAAAAAATTTCTGGTAATTTACTATCCACTGATAGCAAACTTTCACTCCTTATGAGAAATTTCCTAGAAAACTTAAGTGCTGTACATAAAAAGACACCAGGCATGGAATCTCATACAGTTCATATATTGTATATTGTTAAACTGTATATTATATGTTATTATATATTAAACTGTAGCTGGGTTGCTTATAAAACAAGGATAAGTGCAGAATTATCACCTGAGTTAATAGTCGaaatttaaaacaaacaaaaatgcacTGATCTGAGGACAGAATACGGATCACTAACAGCATCAGTGGGACCATGTTAATCCTGTGATGTGAAAGAAGCCATTAAACAAAGGTTTGGCAAAGTACAAAGACACTTTACTTCTCCAGCTCCATGTTTTCAAAAGGCATTCATTCCGCAGTGTATATAAATCAAGAATCACACACCTCATTCCCTGCACGGTTCACTAAATTAACTTCATCCCCATTAATCACTGGTCAGCACCTCAGGATTTAAGTAGTAGCGGGTGTTTCACAGAAAAATTAAGTCagttcaggaagggagaaaaggATGAACTTCAAGCTGTTCCAGTCGCAAAGATATATAAATCACAGGGGGGGGTTCACCAGTCCAGGAAAATTCACAAACAACAAGACACCAGTGTAACCCTGGGGAAAGTATGATTCCCCTAGGGGATAATTCCATTCTCATTGCACCAGTGCCACAGTGCAGGTCTGCTTAGTGTTTTAGGAAGAACTCTTGGTCCTCTCTACCACACAGAAGACAGAAACTAAGTGCTTCCACATTTCCCCCTTCCTTTTTGGTAAGGACGGCTCAGAATGGATGTCAGCTCTCTGACAGTGCAGCGGGACCCTCCATGTCCTGTTCGAGTCCCTCCCCGGTTCCGTACTCCGGCAGAGAGTAGAGGTACGCCATCTTCTCATCTTCACAAATGATGGCCACTGTTTCCCCAGCATCTGACACGACGGCACTCGTCTGAACGTAGGCCTGCATGGAGACAGGTGAAGAAACCAAAGGAATAAGGCCAGAGACCTGTGACAGAATGGTGACAAGTAGCAAGATCGCTACTTTATTGCTGAGAAACGCATAACTTAAAGAGAATCTGTAAGGTAGTGAATTCACTCTAAGACCACAAATAGGTCCATTTAATCAGGTATAAATTCATTATATGAATGGATTTAACTTCTTTCATTGTGCACATATCCATCTGAATGCACGGGGGCAGGATGTTCTGAGCATGTAAAAGAGGACGCTGTTTGAAGGCGAGGGCTGGGCCCATGCTCACCCTCTCCAGCAGGCTCAGCCGCTCCTCACTCAGCAGCTTGCTGTGCCTCAGCTGGCTCACTGTGCTCTCCAGCCCCAGCAGCTTGTCCAGGTGCCTCCGGTGCCTCTGCTGCAGCACCTTCACCTTCTTCTGCAGCTCTGTCACAATGACTTCCAGCTGCTCCTTACTCAGGCTGTTCTTGTGGTAGCTGACCAGGAGACAAAGAGCCGGGTGCTGACCGTTCACTTACTGACGAAGTGTTACCCAGTGATTGTATGGCCAGAGTGCGAAAGGCCAGGTTTTCAATGCTTACCGGTGCTCATCCAGTTGTTTCCTCTGGTGCTCTATACCATCCTCTTCCTTTCCCTCCCTTTGCCCCTCCACCTCTGTCTCTGAACTCTCAGGCCTCTCTGAAGCAAGAACAAAGGACCCTGACAAGGGGGGCATGTGCTTGGACACAATGGGAAGAGTGGAGACTATGGGCTGAGGGCTGAGGGCAGAGGACAGCACTGTGTCGGGTGTTAGGCCACAATGGGTGGCGCCGGCTGGAAGGACGCTGGGAATCGTCTCGAAGTAAGCAATGATCTGGATACCGCGGTCATCCTGGCCTGCAGGTGGCTCCACTGTCTCCAGGGCCATGTTCTCAATAACCAGTGAGGAGGGGCCCACTGCTCCCTGGCCCACAGCATCATGTATGACCACCTCCTGGCCTTCTGCCAGGAGAGCAGTTGCTAAGCCCTCCACTGTATCTTCACTGTCCGTCGATGCACCCTTGGACACTACCATGACCTCGGCACGCTCCCCTCCACCTGACACGCTGAAATCCTCCACAGCTTGAAACAGCGTCATTGGAAAATCATCTCCCAGGCTATCCTGTCCATCAACTGCTGGTAGAGCTAAGGCAGTGGGGGCAGATCCCATGGACTGTTCCATGGTGCTCGATTCCAGCAGCAGAGAAGGCTCCACCGTAATGGTGTATAGCTGCACGGAGCCAACACTGGCATCTTGGTGCACACTATCGCAGTTGGATATCTTCTCCAATGGCACGGTCAACACAGCTTTCCTGCTGGAAGGCCGTATCCTCTTTGCTTTCCTGTCAGCGTTACTGGTGCTTTTACGTTTCTGTTGAAGAAAGAGAGACTGAAAAGCTCATGTCCTTCTAACTCGATGCTTTGCCTGCATGTTTCACCAAAACTGCACCTAGTGAAGGATCTGTTTTCTCAAGACAAAGTGAAATAAAGAAGCAGTTATACACCACGGTGGGCACTAATAAGAGGGCTGTTTTTCAGCGGTTACAGCAATAACATGCAGAGGAACTCCTAGTACCTCTGCATTTTCAGAGAGCTGGAAGATGGTCGGCACGGCGCCGCTGGCGAGGTAGCGGATCCCCCATCGCATGGTGAAGCAGGAGGGTGTGAAGTGCTCGTGGCAGATGTGCTGGTGACGTGAAGGCGTCCAACCCTCTCGACCCATGTTTTTCagccactgctgcagcctggctGGGTCATGCAGTGGAAACCTGGAAACCACCAACATCTTCATTAAACGAAATGTTGAGGACAGAACAATCACACAGGCATCATAACCCCGTACAAGGCTGGGTGGATACTCAGTACGTTATGTGGAATGCAGCACACTCACCAAGATCTCAAATCTCAAGTTGGCCTTACACACATCTACCCCGGACCCAGAATTGCTATTCTGTGTACTACACAGCATCAGTCCCATCCACAGTGAATATGTGAAAGGCCAACAAGACTTCCAGTACTGTAGTGTCTGGCACatgtaaataagtaaaatgtgaaATGTAGCAATAACTTATGAACACGTAAATTCATCACCACGTACAAGGCGGAAGATAATATACTGTTTCTTTGTGTTTTGTAAGTGATGTGCTGTACATATACCCATTCACACATGCAAAAACACTTCTACTAGAACTTGGTAGCTCTTTCCCCAATTagcatcagaaaaaaaatttaatttaatttaaaaaataacacaCATTTTACTGAGAAACtcctagataaaaaaaaaataaaaaatcagttGATGTATATGGGGCATTCAGACCCCTTCagttttttcacattttattatGATGTAGCCTTATGCTAAGGTGAATACATCGTAAACTATTGGACCATTATCCAGACAGTCGTGCACCTTTCCATATCAGGTACAACCAACTGAATTAACCATTGGTTAACCCCAAAAGGGGGTACAAACGTTTCAAAGTTGATCAACAGAAATAGGATGCATCTGAACGAAATTTTACGTGTTATAGCAAAGGGTCAACGTGATGTATcaattccttttaaaaaaaaaaaaataataaaataaataaataaataaataaataaataaataaataaataagaaattaTAAAATCCTTCTTTCCTTTGTCATTAGAGAGTATTGAATGTAAATTGCAGAGTGGATAAAATTAATGTAAACGATTTTAGCGTAAGGCTACAACATAAGATGTGAAGAACGCGAAGGGGTGTGAACACTTTCTGAACACACTGCATATCTGAGCATTCAGAAAACttaatatacttgttgacttcTTTATACCTACAAAGTTGGCAACCGTATATGCAAAGTCACATTCACATTGTTTTTGTTGTACTACGCTTGCCATGGTATTTTCCTTCTACGACAACCATTACAGCGATTAAGAGCCAAATATATGTGGAACGTGAATAATCGTGCACATTCATCCATAACTACAGTGGTCATATGAACGAAGAAGAGGTATTTACATTGTCATTAAGCCAAAAGCACACGGCTGAACTCTCTCCTTGCCGGAGACACCCCGACAAGATAGGGACATGACATGCACATGCGTCCGTTTCTGGAATGCTAACCTGCTAAAACTGGCCGGTTAGGCTAAACTGTTCTACATATTCAGTAACGAGAATCATAACTATTTAGCTGTCCGGGACTCTGAAATGAGGCAGTTTCACGGCAGCCGCGGGGGTGCAGCTCACGCAGCAAAACACGACAGTTTCAGGGATCTTAGCAGATGTCACCTTGGACCTCTATCAGCTGCACGTAAGGCTCCGTGTTAAGCCATATGGGGAACATCAGTAAATATAAGGCTGCATATATAACTTATCAAACTTAGCAGTATGAAATCGAAACGCACTACCCGGCATGGCGGACAATGACGAGCTGTTTTGCAAAAACATTCACTGTTATCTCCCCAGCTTACTTGTAGAAGCTCTTCCTGTCTGAGCCGGTGCTCCCAGCGTCGTTCCTGCAGTTGGGAGCCGTACAGTATTTAGGCATTGTGCTTAATGGACGATGAATAATGAACTAAACCGGAGCACAAGTCTGTACCCCGGGTCACGCAAACGTCAACTGGTACGGCTATACCATGGTGTCGCAAAGAAACAAACGTTCGAAGTGTCAAAGGTCTGAGGGTGGTAGCCACGTTTGTGCGAGTCTGCGCATAGCCGCCTAGCCGGAATCTACTAGAGTGCCACCTACAGGTGAGCTGAGGAACCGCAGTGGCACTATCATCCAACGCACCCAGCTAAAGCCTTTAGTACAACCCCTAATCCTGCAACTCCTTTTGTTGTACAACTGAAAGACTAATTTACTGGTGGAATCCTAACTTTTAGACGTCCAACCCATGGGGGAGCTTATTAACTGAGAGTGGATCCAGCATCTAAATAGAGTAAATTACCGATTTGCCACTGTGATCACACTTTTATCAGTTACCTTTTCAGGAAGCTGAAAGGTCCCTCGTTAGCTGTGGTGTTTTCTGTCACCACGAAAGGGGACCGGTGCTTCCTCTACATTACTCTCAATAGAGGAGGTGCCTAATGTCAGTGACTAGGAGGAAAGAAGAACACATTCTGTCTTAGACAGGGAAGAAGGGATGCTGCTGTATTTTGAAATCACACTGTGTACCCCCAAGTCGACGATGACAAGGCTGGCCTTCTGGCTGCTCGTGAGTGTGTTGCTGTCTCTGCAGTCCATGCAGTCACCTGACACCCATCCATCCTCATCTGAGCTAGAAGAGGGTGACCTGCAGAGAgttcaggaaggagaggtaactACTGATAAAGCACAAGCCTTACGGAAAACCTGCGCACTGTCTCTCCTGCGCTCTTGACAAAACACGTTTCAACCGTGGGAACTTGCGTCCAAGTTTAAGTCGCTTTTTCTGTGGCTCCTCTTGGTAAGATCTTTGTCCACTACCCCTTCAACAGCACTGATGTCATGTTGCTGttttaccaaaaacaaattACTGTGCGGAAATGAGTCACTGAATGCCGAGACAGAGATAAAGAGTACACACCATTTAGGCCTGGTTTATCAAATATGTTATTCAGCAGCAAGACAAATATAGCATGTAGTAATAATGGTACTGTTTCTTAAAAGAAGAGAACCAGAGGCTGGTTTTCCTGGACTGTATCTGGTCCACATGCCCAGAATTCCAAAAATGGAAAAACTTTCACAAATTGGTCCTGTTTTATCCCATCATTAACAATAAATTTggatggtcatgaaaataaaatggGAAGAAAAAAACCATACGAGCCAAAAAACTGCGAGACGTGTTTATATGATGATGTGTGCTTGTACCGGTTGGCTTGTCCTGAAATGGTTAAACAGGTGTTTGTGTCATAACTGCAAGAGCCATAATGTCCATGAAAAACTAAAATGCAaaagtgaatatatatatatatatatatatatatatatatatatatatatatatatatatatatatatatatatatatatatatatatatatatatattaacttTTGCATTTTAGTTTTTCATGGACATTATGATATCTTGAAGGTCTTGGAAAATTTCTTGTATTTGCTAGGGAGTTTTTGCATCTCTGTGCAAGCCTTCACTCATGGAAATGCGATTCTTTGAGGTTCTTCATGAATGCGAACCTGGAGTTGAAGTTCTTGCATTTGAAAGAGCGGAGTGCAGTCTTAATGAAGTGCTTTATGATCTCTGAGTGTTCATTGATGCAATGGTAACTGGACATTGTAATtagtaataaaataattaacatTTATTGCAGTGTGTGACATTATTTATTTGGTAAGTAGTTGTACATTATGCCTTACAAATGATATCGAAGGTGAAAAAGAGGACAAATGAGCATTGGGCCAGATCTTGCACTGGACTGAGGATGTCAAGCTGATAAACTGGAATGTCCAATCTAATCAGATATTTGTCAACCTTAAACAAATACATACCTGCACACTAGAGATGCACAAAGTGTCGGTTAACATATCGCTATCTGCCATGATTCATTATAGATCGAGGTATTGGCTG from Brienomyrus brachyistius isolate T26 chromosome 17, BBRACH_0.4, whole genome shotgun sequence harbors:
- the LOC125712128 gene encoding THAP domain-containing protein 5-like isoform X1, which gives rise to MPKYCTAPNCRNDAGSTGSDRKSFYKFPLHDPARLQQWLKNMGREGWTPSRHQHICHEHFTPSCFTMRWGIRYLASGAVPTIFQLSENAEKRKSTSNADRKAKRIRPSSRKAVLTVPLEKISNCDSVHQDASVGSVQLYTITVEPSLLLESSTMEQSMGSAPTALALPAVDGQDSLGDDFPMTLFQAVEDFSVSGGGERAEVMVVSKGASTDSEDTVEGLATALLAEGQEVVIHDAVGQGAVGPSSLVIENMALETVEPPAGQDDRGIQIIAYFETIPSVLPAGATHCGLTPDTVLSSALSPQPIVSTLPIVSKHMPPLSGSFVLASERPESSETEVEGQREGKEEDGIEHQRKQLDEHRYHKNSLSKEQLEVIVTELQKKVKVLQQRHRRHLDKLLGLESTVSQLRHSKLLSEERLSLLERAYVQTSAVVSDAGETVAIICEDEKMAYLYSLPEYGTGEGLEQDMEGPAALSES
- the LOC125712128 gene encoding THAP domain-containing protein 5-like isoform X2 codes for the protein MGREGWTPSRHQHICHEHFTPSCFTMRWGIRYLASGAVPTIFQLSENAEKRKSTSNADRKAKRIRPSSRKAVLTVPLEKISNCDSVHQDASVGSVQLYTITVEPSLLLESSTMEQSMGSAPTALALPAVDGQDSLGDDFPMTLFQAVEDFSVSGGGERAEVMVVSKGASTDSEDTVEGLATALLAEGQEVVIHDAVGQGAVGPSSLVIENMALETVEPPAGQDDRGIQIIAYFETIPSVLPAGATHCGLTPDTVLSSALSPQPIVSTLPIVSKHMPPLSGSFVLASERPESSETEVEGQREGKEEDGIEHQRKQLDEHRYHKNSLSKEQLEVIVTELQKKVKVLQQRHRRHLDKLLGLESTVSQLRHSKLLSEERLSLLERAYVQTSAVVSDAGETVAIICEDEKMAYLYSLPEYGTGEGLEQDMEGPAALSES